From Novosphingobium sp. 9, the proteins below share one genomic window:
- a CDS encoding SLC13 family permease, translating to MTLQQWLSVGLLCGMMALFVWGRFRFDVTAIIALLAGIALGLVPPAKAFSGFSDDIVIIVGSALVLSAAVQRSGLIERALDRFAHRLRRPGSQLFALTATVGVASGLIKNIGALAMLMPAASQLAKRSKTNPSRFFMPMAFASLLGGLTTLVGTSPNIIVSRVREEMTGQPFRMFDYLPTGLGLLVIGLIFLRFGNRMLPERQAAATMGEALNISAYTTEATVQEGSAAIGTTIAQFVEDHENEIEVTAVLRRGQRAEVHPQMPIAEDDVLILVGDPDALERAIAGSGMALHDPDDEDDAPATDEVGVIEAVVTAGSVLVGSTAARLMLKERMGLRVIAIAREGERLRNKPTGVAMQAGDVIVLQGVLDAMPGRLRQLGVLPLAERTISLGRERKGWLALAILGVAMAATATGLVPVAVAFFAGAGLVLITGALPAEDAYEAIEWPILIMLGALIPVSETLQSTGASDVMATQLAHFAAHLPPWGAVALVLLASMAVTPFLNNAATVLVMAPIAAVFAHDLGYRPDAFLMATAMGAGCDFLTPIGHQCNTLVMGPGGYKFGDYARLGAPLSLLVLVLGTPLAIAVWPLH from the coding sequence ATGACTTTACAACAGTGGCTCTCGGTGGGCCTCCTTTGCGGCATGATGGCGCTGTTCGTGTGGGGGCGGTTCCGCTTCGACGTGACCGCGATCATCGCGCTGCTCGCCGGGATCGCGCTCGGCCTCGTGCCGCCCGCCAAGGCGTTCTCCGGCTTTTCGGACGATATCGTCATCATCGTCGGCTCGGCGCTGGTGCTGTCCGCTGCCGTGCAGCGCTCCGGCCTGATCGAGCGGGCGCTGGACCGGTTCGCGCATCGCCTGCGCCGCCCCGGCTCGCAACTGTTCGCGCTGACAGCGACGGTCGGCGTCGCCTCCGGCCTGATCAAGAACATCGGCGCACTGGCGATGCTGATGCCCGCCGCCTCGCAGCTGGCCAAGCGCAGCAAGACCAACCCCTCGCGCTTCTTCATGCCGATGGCCTTCGCCTCGCTGCTGGGCGGGCTGACCACGCTGGTCGGCACCTCGCCCAACATCATCGTCAGCCGCGTGCGTGAGGAGATGACCGGGCAGCCGTTCCGCATGTTCGACTATCTGCCGACCGGGCTCGGCCTGCTGGTGATCGGCCTGATTTTCCTGCGCTTCGGCAACCGCATGCTGCCCGAGCGGCAGGCGGCGGCAACCATGGGCGAGGCGCTCAACATCTCGGCCTATACCACCGAGGCGACCGTGCAGGAGGGCTCCGCCGCCATCGGCACCACCATCGCGCAGTTCGTCGAGGATCACGAGAACGAGATCGAGGTGACGGCGGTGCTGCGCCGGGGGCAGCGCGCCGAAGTCCACCCGCAGATGCCGATCGCCGAGGATGACGTGCTCATTCTGGTGGGCGATCCCGATGCCCTCGAACGTGCCATCGCGGGCTCCGGCATGGCGCTGCACGACCCGGACGACGAGGATGACGCGCCCGCCACGGACGAGGTGGGCGTGATCGAGGCGGTGGTGACGGCAGGCTCGGTGCTGGTCGGCTCCACCGCCGCGCGGCTGATGCTGAAGGAGCGCATGGGCCTGCGGGTGATCGCCATCGCCCGTGAGGGCGAGCGGCTGCGCAACAAGCCGACCGGCGTCGCCATGCAGGCAGGCGACGTGATCGTCCTTCAAGGCGTGCTCGATGCGATGCCGGGCCGCCTGCGCCAGCTGGGCGTGCTGCCGCTGGCGGAACGGACGATCTCGCTGGGGCGCGAGCGCAAGGGCTGGCTGGCGCTGGCGATCCTCGGCGTCGCCATGGCGGCCACGGCGACCGGGCTGGTGCCGGTGGCGGTGGCGTTCTTCGCAGGCGCGGGACTGGTGCTGATCACGGGCGCGCTTCCGGCAGAGGACGCCTACGAAGCCATCGAATGGCCGATCCTGATCATGCTGGGCGCGCTGATCCCGGTCAGCGAGACGCTCCAGAGCACCGGCGCGTCCGACGTGATGGCGACGCAGCTGGCGCATTTCGCCGCGCACCTGCCGCCGTGGGGCGCGGTGGCGCTGGTGCTGCTGGCCTCGATGGCGGTGACGCCGTTCCTCAACAACGCCGCGACGGTGCTGGTGATGGCCCCCATCGCGGCTGTCTTCGCGCATGACCTCGGCTACCGGCCCGACGCCTTCCTGATGGCGACGGCGATGGGGGCGGGCTGCGATTTTCTCACGCCGATCGGCCACCAGTGCAATACGCTGGTCATGGGGCCGGGGGGCTACAAGTTCGGCGATTATGCGAGGCTCGGCGCGCCGCTCTCGCTGCTGGTGCTGGTGCTGGGGACGCCGCTCGCCATCGCGGTATGGCCGCTGCATTGA
- a CDS encoding cation:proton antiporter: protein MEQQAIVIALIGALGIGAQWIAWRTGWPAIALMLLAGIIAGPVTGLIVPSHTFGELLEPVISIAVALILFEGGLSLNFRELRNTGTAVQRLLVLGVPIGWGLGALACYYVAGLVWPVAILFAGILVVTGPTVVLPLLRQSNVASRPAAILKWEAIVNDPMGALLGVVTYEYLRRADAGGTLLSVVISLIGAAILACVIGYAAARAVGWAFPRGHVPEYLKAPVLLVTVIGVFVLSNLIQQETGLLTVTVMGVALANMRLTSLRDIRPFKENVTVLLISGVFVLLSASLNFDVLRQFEWRFLAFLLSLLFIVRPAAVLLSLAFSKIPWNERLLVAWIAPRGIVAVAISGLFALRLANIGYGDGTILITLSFSVVVATILFHGFSIKTVARLLKVTGAPRRGLLVVGATPWSYSLAEQLTQMEVPVTLCDTSWQRLASARQAGIPTYHGEILSEATHERLDLGQFLALAAVSNNEAYNALICNEFAPEMGRDNVYQLGDASDEEDHRALPESLRGRALFAAGHGVEDIFRREREGWSFRKTRISEQFDFETAQADLPDGTDMLLLLRKNGTLRFFTHASRPTPQAGDTILSYVPPGGKPRRTKQESKTEKEAAQ from the coding sequence ATCGAACAACAGGCCATCGTGATCGCGCTGATCGGCGCGCTGGGCATCGGGGCGCAGTGGATCGCCTGGCGCACCGGCTGGCCCGCCATCGCGCTGATGCTGCTGGCGGGGATCATCGCCGGGCCGGTGACGGGGCTGATCGTGCCCTCGCACACCTTTGGCGAGCTGCTGGAGCCGGTGATCTCCATCGCCGTGGCGCTGATCCTCTTCGAGGGCGGCCTCAGCCTCAATTTCCGCGAGCTGCGCAATACCGGAACGGCCGTGCAGCGCCTGCTGGTGCTGGGCGTCCCCATCGGCTGGGGGCTGGGCGCGCTGGCGTGCTATTATGTCGCGGGGCTCGTCTGGCCGGTGGCGATCCTGTTCGCCGGGATTCTCGTGGTGACCGGACCGACCGTGGTGCTGCCGCTGCTGCGCCAGAGCAATGTCGCCTCGCGCCCTGCCGCGATCCTCAAGTGGGAAGCCATCGTCAACGATCCGATGGGCGCGTTGCTGGGCGTTGTTACCTACGAATACCTGCGCCGCGCGGATGCGGGCGGCACGCTGCTGAGTGTGGTGATCTCGCTGATCGGCGCGGCGATTCTCGCCTGCGTGATCGGTTATGCCGCCGCGCGCGCCGTGGGCTGGGCCTTCCCGCGCGGCCATGTGCCCGAATACCTGAAAGCCCCGGTGCTGCTGGTGACGGTGATCGGCGTCTTCGTGCTCTCGAACCTGATCCAGCAGGAGACCGGCCTGCTGACCGTGACGGTGATGGGCGTGGCGCTGGCCAACATGCGCCTGACCTCCTTGCGCGATATTCGCCCGTTCAAGGAGAACGTCACCGTCCTGCTGATCTCGGGCGTGTTCGTGCTGCTGTCGGCCTCGCTCAATTTCGACGTGCTGCGCCAGTTCGAGTGGCGCTTCCTCGCCTTCCTGCTCTCGTTGCTGTTCATCGTGCGCCCTGCCGCCGTGCTGCTCAGCCTCGCGTTCAGCAAGATTCCGTGGAACGAGCGCCTGCTGGTCGCGTGGATCGCGCCGCGCGGTATCGTGGCGGTGGCGATCTCGGGCCTGTTCGCGTTGCGCCTTGCGAACATCGGCTATGGCGACGGCACGATCCTCATCACGCTGTCGTTCTCGGTGGTGGTGGCGACGATCCTGTTCCACGGCTTCTCGATCAAGACCGTCGCGCGGTTGCTGAAAGTCACCGGCGCGCCGCGTCGCGGGCTGCTGGTGGTGGGCGCGACGCCGTGGAGCTACTCGCTGGCCGAGCAGCTGACGCAGATGGAAGTGCCGGTCACGCTGTGCGACACCAGCTGGCAGCGCCTTGCCAGCGCGCGGCAGGCGGGTATCCCGACCTATCATGGCGAGATCCTGTCCGAAGCCACGCACGAGCGGCTCGATCTCGGGCAGTTCCTGGCGCTGGCGGCAGTCAGCAACAACGAGGCCTACAACGCGCTGATCTGCAACGAGTTCGCGCCCGAGATGGGCCGCGACAACGTCTATCAGCTGGGCGATGCGAGCGACGAGGAAGATCACCGCGCGCTGCCGGAATCGCTGCGCGGGCGCGCGCTGTTCGCGGCGGGACACGGCGTGGAGGACATCTTCCGGCGCGAGCGCGAAGGCTGGTCCTTCCGCAAGACGCGCATTTCCGAACAGTTCGATTTCGAGACGGCGCAGGCCGACTTGCCCGACGGTACGGATATGCTGCTGCTGCTGCGCAAGAACGGAACGCTGCGTTTCTTCACCCATGCCTCGCGGCCCACGCCGCAGGCCGGTGACACGATCCTCTCCTACGTCCCGCCCGGCGGCAAGCCGCGGCGCACGAAGCAGGAGAGCAAGACGGAGAAGGAGGCCGCACAATGA
- a CDS encoding OmpA family protein — protein sequence MSRTITTPCLTLLGALALATAGCHDNAGQSDAQPSASASDDSDAIGDAPSAAADDSPKSILRPDVLPEGGATEAPKIEPAHIIVPFGASGLKLDDAGKALVDSALASPAAGLGGPIILRGSTDSHGSDGDNKVSSRKRAEAVRAYMVSKGVPRDRISVIALGETRPIAPNANEDGSDNPEGRARNRRVEIEIDLPAPPPSDAPSDKPSDAGSPTPAPSPTPAKRSVKQ from the coding sequence ATGAGTCGCACGATCACCACACCCTGTCTGACCCTGTTGGGCGCGCTGGCGCTGGCAACCGCAGGCTGCCACGACAATGCGGGGCAGAGCGACGCTCAGCCCTCTGCGAGCGCCTCGGATGACAGTGACGCCATCGGCGATGCGCCCTCGGCAGCGGCGGACGACAGCCCGAAGTCGATCCTGCGTCCCGACGTGCTGCCCGAAGGCGGCGCGACCGAGGCCCCGAAGATCGAGCCCGCGCACATCATCGTGCCGTTCGGCGCGTCGGGCCTGAAGCTCGACGATGCCGGCAAGGCGCTGGTCGACAGTGCATTGGCGAGCCCGGCGGCAGGGCTTGGCGGGCCGATCATCCTGCGCGGCTCCACGGACTCGCACGGTTCGGACGGCGACAACAAGGTGTCCTCGCGCAAGCGCGCCGAGGCGGTGCGGGCCTATATGGTCTCCAAGGGCGTGCCCAGAGATCGCATCAGCGTGATCGCGCTGGGCGAGACGCGCCCGATCGCGCCCAACGCCAACGAGGACGGCAGCGACAATCCCGAAGGCCGCGCCCGCAACCGCCGCGTGGAGATCGAGATCGACCTGCCCGCGCCGCCGCCTTCGGATGCGCCTTCCGACAAGCCCTCGGATGCGGGCTCCCCGACGCCTGCGCCCAGTCCCACACCTGCTAAACGTTCGGTGAAACAGTGA
- a CDS encoding pirin family protein, which translates to MSDTLTSRRVLRQHPALRDDIADLTTRRPLPGPGLPLLDPFLFLNHHGPQIYPAPNRGLPFGPHPHRGFETVSFILTGEMAHLDSGGHESVIAAGGVQWMTAGSGLVHAEISPASFKRTGGQLEILQLWVNLPARLKMTQPSYTGLQRADIPAIALEGEHGAGGSLDLISGSFAGHEGAYRSLTEVMMSTVTLETGGHAVLPSPRGRTVFLYVVSGAPEIGGTPVREAHLIELDAEAEYVHVRAPSGPVRLVFGHADPIGEPVVSHGPFVMNTREEIVQAIHDYQAGKFGAIPQLD; encoded by the coding sequence GTGAGCGATACCCTGACCTCGCGCCGCGTCCTGCGCCAGCACCCGGCGTTGCGCGATGACATTGCCGACCTCACTACCCGCCGTCCCTTGCCGGGGCCGGGGCTGCCGCTGCTCGATCCGTTCCTGTTTCTCAACCACCATGGGCCGCAGATTTACCCGGCGCCCAACCGGGGGCTGCCGTTCGGCCCGCATCCGCATCGCGGCTTCGAGACGGTCAGCTTCATCCTGACCGGCGAGATGGCGCACCTCGACAGCGGCGGTCACGAAAGCGTGATCGCGGCGGGCGGGGTGCAATGGATGACGGCCGGATCGGGGCTCGTCCACGCCGAGATTTCGCCAGCCTCGTTCAAGCGCACGGGCGGTCAGCTGGAAATCCTCCAGCTGTGGGTCAATCTGCCCGCGCGCCTCAAGATGACGCAGCCGAGCTATACCGGGCTTCAGCGCGCGGATATTCCCGCGATCGCGCTGGAAGGCGAGCATGGCGCAGGCGGATCGCTGGACCTGATTTCGGGCAGCTTCGCCGGGCATGAAGGCGCCTATCGCTCGCTCACCGAGGTGATGATGAGCACGGTCACGCTGGAGACGGGCGGCCACGCCGTGCTGCCCTCGCCCAGGGGGCGCACGGTGTTCCTCTACGTGGTTTCAGGCGCGCCCGAGATTGGCGGCACGCCTGTCAGGGAAGCGCACCTGATCGAACTGGATGCCGAGGCGGAATACGTCCACGTCCGCGCGCCGAGCGGCCCGGTGCGGCTCGTCTTCGGCCATGCCGATCCGATCGGCGAGCCGGTGGTCAGCCACGGGCCTTTCGTGATGAACACGCGCGAGGAAATCGTGCAGGCGATCCACGATTATCAGGCGGGCAAGTTCGGCGCGATCCCGCAGCTGGACTGA
- a CDS encoding Hsp70 family protein — protein MPTSPASDLIHAVGIDFGTTNSVVAGTTGAESAELVSFAAPQNSTAQVFRSALCFWQDEDVRGALAHEAGPWAIAEFLDFPQGSRFIQSFKSVAANPAFESANLFEKRMRFEDMGQVFLRHLIARGGKALADLPERVIVGRPVRYVGARPDAALAKTRYDAMFAMLRRQVHYVYEPLGAAYSFAQRLSEPATLLVADFGGGTSDFSVVRIEAPGAAQRCTPLGSAGIGIAGDRFDFRIMDHLVLPLLGKGGTYRSFDKVLEIPPGHFADFGDWSRLAMMRNRRTMEELARLHRAATDPAAIARMIAVVEHELGHGLYEAVGRLKRTLSSNEEGSLTFHEDGIELEARVTRADFEGWIAPDLARIDETVGEALASAGLDASGIDHVFLTGGSSLIPAVRALFEARFGTSRIATGDELTSIAHGLALIGQADDLSEWIAPD, from the coding sequence GTGCCGACCTCTCCCGCATCCGACCTGATCCACGCGGTCGGCATCGACTTCGGCACCACCAATTCGGTCGTCGCAGGGACTACGGGGGCGGAGAGCGCCGAACTGGTCTCGTTCGCGGCGCCGCAGAACAGCACCGCGCAGGTGTTCCGCTCCGCCCTGTGCTTCTGGCAGGACGAGGACGTGCGCGGCGCGCTGGCGCACGAGGCGGGGCCTTGGGCTATCGCCGAATTCCTCGACTTCCCGCAAGGCTCGCGCTTCATCCAGTCGTTCAAGTCGGTCGCGGCGAACCCGGCGTTCGAAAGCGCCAACCTGTTCGAAAAGCGGATGCGTTTCGAGGATATGGGGCAGGTGTTCCTGCGCCACCTGATCGCGCGCGGCGGCAAGGCGCTGGCCGATCTGCCTGAGCGGGTGATCGTCGGACGACCGGTGCGCTATGTCGGCGCGCGGCCCGATGCGGCACTGGCCAAAACGCGTTACGATGCGATGTTCGCGATGCTGCGGCGGCAGGTCCACTACGTCTACGAGCCGCTCGGCGCGGCCTACAGCTTCGCGCAGCGGCTGAGCGAGCCGGCAACGCTGCTGGTGGCCGACTTCGGCGGCGGCACCAGCGACTTTTCGGTGGTGCGGATCGAGGCGCCGGGTGCGGCGCAGCGCTGCACGCCGCTGGGCTCGGCGGGTATCGGCATTGCCGGGGACCGCTTCGACTTCCGCATCATGGACCATCTGGTGCTGCCGCTGCTCGGCAAGGGCGGCACCTATCGCTCGTTCGACAAGGTGCTGGAAATTCCGCCCGGCCACTTCGCGGATTTCGGCGACTGGTCGCGCCTTGCGATGATGCGCAACCGCCGCACGATGGAGGAACTCGCCCGCCTGCACCGCGCTGCCACCGATCCCGCCGCCATCGCCCGGATGATCGCGGTGGTCGAACACGAACTGGGCCACGGGCTCTACGAGGCGGTCGGGCGCCTCAAGCGCACGCTGTCCTCGAACGAGGAAGGCTCCCTCACCTTCCACGAGGACGGTATCGAGCTGGAAGCGCGCGTCACCCGCGCCGATTTCGAGGGCTGGATTGCGCCCGACCTTGCCCGCATCGACGAAACGGTGGGCGAGGCGCTCGCCAGCGCCGGGCTGGATGCAAGCGGCATCGACCATGTGTTCCTGACCGGCGGTTCCTCGCTGATCCCCGCCGTGCGCGCGCTGTTCGAGGCGCGTTTCGGCACCTCGCGCATCGCCACGGGCGACGAGCTGACCTCGATCGCCCACGGCCTCGCGCTGATCGGGCAGGCAGACGATCTCAGCGAATGGATCGCCCCCGACTGA
- a CDS encoding efflux transporter outer membrane subunit, whose amino-acid sequence MRKHLALTPTLTVALAGAALLSGCNMAPKYVRPAAPVPETTPQGAAYGPEQGGAVQPAGLAWHDFFTDERLRQLIALSLQNNRDLRISLANVEQARAQFKVQRADLFPTLGANGTATYQRTPAGLGGVAGGTGTGAGAAAGSSTRADIYQANVGVSAWEIDLFGRVRNLTQAAQESYFASQANRDAAQVTLISQIATGWLTMAADQDRLNIARETMKAFGQTLDITKSRAKEGIASDLEIKQAQTTYDQARSDLASATTAVAQDQNLLNLLAGTTVPAAMLPDGLGTDDATIANLPANLPSEVLLRRPDIVSAEHQLRAANANIGAARAAFFPKISLTAAFGTLSLGLSNLFGNGSDYWSVAPTASVPIFDFGRNQGNLRYARATYDAMVATYEKSVQTGFREVADALARRGTIDEQLKAQVSLEDASKGAYKIAQARYDEGIDPFLTTLDSQRSWYTAQVSLVSTRLERQSNAVELYRALGGGLK is encoded by the coding sequence ATGCGCAAACACCTCGCTCTCACCCCGACCCTTACTGTTGCTCTTGCCGGCGCCGCGCTGCTCTCGGGCTGCAACATGGCGCCCAAGTATGTCCGCCCTGCCGCTCCCGTGCCCGAGACCACGCCGCAAGGCGCGGCCTATGGCCCGGAACAGGGCGGAGCGGTGCAGCCTGCGGGCCTTGCCTGGCATGACTTCTTCACCGACGAGCGGCTGCGCCAGCTGATCGCCCTGTCGTTGCAGAACAACCGCGACCTGCGCATTTCGCTCGCCAACGTCGAGCAGGCCCGCGCGCAGTTCAAGGTCCAGCGCGCGGACCTGTTCCCGACGCTCGGCGCCAACGGCACCGCCACCTACCAGCGCACGCCAGCAGGGCTTGGCGGCGTGGCAGGCGGGACGGGAACCGGCGCAGGCGCCGCAGCGGGAAGCTCGACCCGCGCCGATATCTATCAGGCCAATGTCGGCGTCTCGGCGTGGGAAATCGACCTGTTCGGTCGGGTCCGCAACCTGACGCAGGCCGCACAGGAGAGCTACTTCGCCAGCCAGGCGAACCGCGATGCGGCGCAGGTCACGCTGATCTCGCAGATCGCCACCGGCTGGCTGACGATGGCCGCCGATCAGGACCGCCTGAACATCGCGCGCGAAACGATGAAGGCGTTCGGCCAGACGCTCGACATCACGAAAAGCCGCGCCAAGGAAGGGATCGCCTCGGATCTCGAAATCAAGCAGGCGCAGACGACATACGATCAGGCCCGCAGCGACCTCGCCTCGGCAACGACCGCCGTGGCGCAGGACCAGAACCTGCTGAACCTGCTGGCGGGCACCACCGTTCCCGCCGCGATGCTGCCCGATGGCCTCGGCACCGACGATGCGACGATCGCCAATCTCCCCGCGAACCTGCCCTCCGAGGTGCTGCTGCGCCGCCCGGACATCGTTTCGGCAGAGCACCAGCTACGCGCCGCCAATGCCAATATCGGCGCGGCGCGCGCGGCTTTCTTCCCGAAGATCTCGCTGACCGCTGCCTTCGGCACGCTCAGCCTTGGCCTGTCGAACCTGTTCGGGAACGGCAGCGATTACTGGTCAGTCGCGCCGACCGCCAGCGTGCCGATCTTCGACTTCGGGCGCAATCAGGGCAACCTGCGCTATGCTCGCGCGACTTATGATGCGATGGTGGCGACCTATGAGAAGTCGGTGCAGACCGGCTTTCGCGAAGTCGCCGATGCCCTTGCCCGGCGCGGCACCATCGACGAGCAGCTGAAGGCGCAGGTCTCGCTGGAGGATGCCTCGAAGGGCGCCTACAAGATCGCGCAGGCCCGCTACGACGAAGGCATCGATCCGTTCCTGACGACGCTGGATTCGCAGCGTTCATGGTACACCGCGCAAGTCAGCCTCGTCTCGACGCGGCTGGAGCGGCAGAGCAACGCGGTCGAACTCTACCGCGCGCTGGGTGGCGGCTTGAAGTAA